A single window of Cytobacillus luteolus DNA harbors:
- the spoVM gene encoding stage V sporulation protein SpoVM, which translates to MKFYTIKLPRFLGGIVRAMLGSIKKG; encoded by the coding sequence ATGAAATTTTATACGATTAAGCTACCAAGGTTTCTAGGGGGCATCGTTCGCGCAATGCTAGGGTCGATAAAAAAAGGATAA